The Bos taurus isolate L1 Dominette 01449 registration number 42190680 breed Hereford chromosome 13, ARS-UCD2.0, whole genome shotgun sequence genome contains a region encoding:
- the NKX2-4 gene encoding homeobox protein Nkx-2.4 → MSLSPKHTTPFSVSDILSPIEETYKKFGGAMDGTPPGLGAPLGAAYRAPPPGPSSQAAAAAGMQPPHAMAGHNAAAAAAAAAAAAAAATYHMPPGVSQFPHGAVGGYCNGGLGNVGELPAYTDGVRGGAAAAATGWYGANPDPRYSSISRFMGPSAGVNVAGMGSLTGIADAAKSLAPLHAAAAPRRKRRVLFSQAQVYELERRFKQQKYLSAPEREHLASMIHLTPTQVKIWFQNHRYKMKRQAKDKAAQQLQQEAVLGPPPPPSPRRVAVPVLVKDGKPCQNGAATPTPQAGPQPPAPTPELEELSPSPPALHGAGAGLAGLDAAAAGDYGGSALGANLLYGRTW, encoded by the exons ATGTCGTTGAGCCCCAAGCACACGACGCCCTTCTCCGTGTCCGACATCCTGAGCCCCATCGAGGAGACCTACAAGAAGTTCGGCGGCGCCATGGACGGCACGCCGCCCGGCCTGGGGGCACCCCTGGGGGCCGCCTACCGCGCGCCGCCGCCCGGGCCCTCCTCGcaggcggcggccgcggcgggcATGCAGCCCCCGCACGCCATGGCGGGCCACaacgcggcggcggcggcagcggcggcggcggcagcggcggcggccgCCACCTACCACATGCCGCCCGGCGTCTCGCAGTTCCCGCACGGCGCCGTGGGCGGCTACTGCAACGGCGGCCTGGGCAACGTGGGCGAGCTGCCCGCCTACACAGACGGCGTGCGGGGCGGCGCGGCCGCCGCGGCCACCGGCTGGTACGGCGCCAACCCGGACCCGCGCTACTCGTCAA TCTCCAGGTTCATGGGGCCGTCGGCGGGCGTGAACGTAGCCGGCATGGGGTCGCTGACGGGCATCGCGGACGCGGCCAAGTCGCTGGCGCCCCTGCACGCTGCAGCGGCGCCGCGGAGGAAGCGCCGCGTGCTGTTCTCGCAGGCGCAGGTGTACGAGCTGGAGCGGCGCTTCAAGCAGCAGAAGTACCTGTCGGCGCCCGAGCGCGAGCATCTGGCCAGCATGATCCACCTGACGCCCACTCAGGTGAAGATCTGGTTCCAGAACCACCGCTACAAGATGAAGCGCCAGGCCAAGGACAAAGCGgcgcagcagctgcagcaggaggCCGTCCTGGGCCCGCCGCCGCCTCCGTCGCCGCGCCGCGTGGCCGTGCCCGTGCTGGTCAAGGACGGCAAGCCCTGCCAGAACGGCGCGGCCACGCCGACGCCCCAGGCCGGCCCGCAGCCCCCCGCGCCGACGCCGGAGCTGGAGGAGCTGTCGCCCAGCCCGCCTGCTCTGCACGGGGCGGGGGCAGGCCTGGCGGGGCTGgacgcggcggcggcgggggacTACGGCGGCAGCGCGCTGGGCGCCAACCTGCTCTACGGCCGGACGTGGTGA